The following proteins come from a genomic window of Geothrix edaphica:
- a CDS encoding phosphatase PAP2 family protein codes for MICNFPLGLALLALVFLPLRGQEGVPPEPRAEEKDKPSEVATTGISAVPKILWDDTFFILKSPSRWDRQDWLHAGEGFAVVLGTALLLDTRARDESQRHRGTETDRVAKQIQHFGTSYAFLAVGGFWVYGKLAGASNAVDTALDAAEASFISGAVLSPLLKTAVGRSRPSDGQGAFHFKPFGGGVSSPSGHTTEAFTLARVITEHYPQAWVQGLTYGIAALVGASRIQQNAHFASDVVSGALLGTLVGRTVVRRNQKRREGPSKVAVSINASFGTGYQGATLSVRF; via the coding sequence ATGATCTGTAACTTCCCCTTGGGTCTGGCGCTCCTCGCCTTGGTGTTCCTGCCCTTGCGGGGGCAGGAGGGAGTCCCTCCAGAGCCCAGGGCGGAGGAGAAGGACAAACCCTCCGAAGTCGCGACCACGGGAATCTCCGCCGTTCCGAAGATCCTGTGGGACGACACCTTCTTCATCCTGAAGTCGCCTTCGCGATGGGATAGGCAGGATTGGCTGCATGCGGGTGAAGGCTTCGCCGTCGTGCTGGGTACAGCTTTGTTGCTGGATACCCGCGCGCGCGACGAATCCCAACGACATCGCGGCACTGAAACGGACAGGGTGGCCAAGCAGATTCAACATTTCGGCACCAGCTACGCATTCCTGGCCGTGGGTGGTTTCTGGGTCTACGGCAAGCTCGCCGGGGCTTCGAACGCCGTGGACACGGCCCTCGACGCGGCGGAAGCCAGCTTCATCTCGGGTGCCGTCCTCAGCCCGCTCTTGAAAACGGCGGTGGGACGCAGCCGCCCCTCCGATGGACAAGGTGCCTTCCACTTCAAACCCTTCGGAGGAGGCGTGTCCTCCCCCTCGGGGCACACCACCGAGGCCTTCACCTTGGCCAGGGTCATCACCGAACACTATCCCCAGGCCTGGGTGCAAGGCCTTACCTATGGGATCGCGGCCCTCGTGGGGGCTTCCCGGATCCAGCAGAACGCTCATTTCGCATCGGATGTGGTGAGCGGGGCCCTGCTTGGAACGCTCGTGGGCCGCACCGTGGTGCGCCGCAACCAGAAGCGGCGTGAGGGGCCAAGTAAGGTCGCGGTGTCCATCAACGCCAGCTTCGGAACCGGATACCAGGGAGCGACCCTGTCCGTGCGTTTCTGA
- a CDS encoding DNA repair protein RecN, with protein sequence MLSSLRIQNLALVEDLSLEWGPGFTVLTGETGAGKSLLVDALSLLVGARGDGELVRHGAERATVEAVVEGRFEAWRGFLADRGLPEDQPVVLRREVGPGRSRAWINGASCALADLREAGRLWMRLTSQHDHQSLLGEDRHLTLIDEVLGLDPDLESQAAAVREAEAALKARRRSEAEREQRLEQLAEALADLEKLAPKPGEWAQLKADREPLRHAVHLEQAFREAAEALDGGIPKVELAHKALMRAVAHWPDAVAEQDRLRSAVLELEDLLALSQDQALRWAQAGADRIEAMEARLALYERLARRHRCEPEELAARQQILRDEQRALLAGDVSVKELEKALAKAAEAYRQVAEALHGRRSEAIPKLEAEVQKRLGRLGMKGARLQLRLSLAEESGSPVQQSGRPVRVSAQGFSALAIWIEPNPGEGFRPLAKIASGGELSRLMLALVGAGLALGAGVKDGLTLVLDEVDAGLGGETALAVGKAVAELGRAHQVLAVTHLAQVAARADRHGRLHKETEGGRTRSALGWVAGEARNRELARLLSGHPDRPEALEHAKVLLEG encoded by the coding sequence ATGCTTTCATCCCTGCGAATCCAGAATCTGGCCCTGGTGGAGGACCTGTCCCTGGAGTGGGGGCCGGGCTTCACGGTGCTCACGGGCGAGACCGGCGCGGGCAAGTCCCTGCTGGTGGACGCGTTGTCCCTGCTGGTGGGGGCCCGGGGCGACGGGGAGCTGGTGCGCCACGGGGCGGAGCGGGCCACGGTGGAGGCCGTGGTGGAGGGTCGCTTCGAGGCCTGGCGGGGCTTCCTGGCCGACCGGGGCCTGCCTGAGGACCAGCCGGTGGTGCTGCGCCGGGAAGTGGGGCCGGGCCGCAGCCGGGCCTGGATCAATGGCGCCAGCTGCGCCCTGGCGGATCTGCGGGAGGCCGGCCGCCTCTGGATGCGCCTCACGAGCCAGCACGACCACCAGTCGCTGCTGGGCGAGGACCGGCACCTGACGCTCATCGATGAGGTGCTGGGCCTCGACCCCGACCTGGAATCGCAGGCCGCCGCCGTGCGCGAGGCCGAGGCGGCGCTGAAGGCCCGGCGTCGCAGTGAGGCCGAGCGGGAGCAGCGCCTGGAGCAGTTGGCCGAGGCCCTGGCGGACCTGGAGAAGCTGGCGCCGAAGCCCGGCGAGTGGGCCCAGCTCAAGGCCGATCGCGAGCCCCTGCGCCATGCGGTCCACCTTGAGCAGGCCTTCCGGGAGGCGGCGGAGGCCCTGGATGGCGGCATTCCCAAAGTGGAGCTGGCCCACAAGGCCCTGATGCGCGCCGTGGCTCACTGGCCGGACGCGGTCGCCGAGCAGGATCGCCTCCGCTCCGCCGTTCTGGAGCTGGAGGACCTCCTGGCCCTGTCCCAGGACCAGGCCCTCCGCTGGGCCCAGGCCGGCGCCGACCGCATCGAGGCCATGGAGGCCCGCCTGGCCCTCTACGAGCGCCTGGCCCGCCGCCACCGCTGCGAACCCGAGGAGCTGGCCGCACGCCAGCAGATCCTCAGGGACGAGCAGCGGGCCCTGCTGGCCGGCGACGTCTCCGTGAAGGAGCTGGAGAAGGCCCTGGCGAAAGCCGCGGAGGCCTACCGGCAGGTGGCCGAGGCCCTGCATGGCCGCCGGTCCGAGGCCATCCCGAAGCTCGAAGCCGAGGTCCAGAAGCGGCTGGGCCGCCTGGGCATGAAGGGGGCGCGGCTCCAGCTGCGGCTGTCCCTGGCGGAGGAATCCGGCAGCCCCGTCCAGCAGAGCGGGCGGCCCGTCCGCGTGTCGGCCCAGGGCTTCTCGGCCCTGGCCATCTGGATCGAACCGAACCCCGGTGAAGGCTTCCGCCCTTTGGCCAAGATCGCCTCCGGCGGCGAGCTGAGCCGCCTCATGCTGGCCCTGGTGGGCGCGGGCCTGGCCCTGGGCGCAGGTGTGAAGGACGGGCTGACGCTGGTCCTCGATGAAGTGGACGCGGGCCTGGGCGGCGAGACGGCCCTGGCGGTGGGCAAGGCCGTGGCGGAACTCGGCCGGGCCCATCAGGTGCTGGCGGTGACCCATCTGGCCCAGGTGGCCGCGCGGGCGGATCGGCACGGCCGCCTGCACAAGGAGACCGAGGGTGGCCGCACCCGCAGCGCCCTGGGCTGGGTGGCCGGCGAGGCCCGCAACCGCGAGCTGGCGAGGCTCCTGTCGGGCCACCCTGACCGCCCCGAGGCCCTGGAGCACGCGAAGGTTCTGCTCGAAGGATAA
- a CDS encoding DUF6675 family protein, translating into MILLRPSWALPLALAFLPLVSTSPLFANETPGFAARPLPAAVVDAIPVLLDTAAKQKLMASGSYSSFSEGQPKVDLCPDKAAGADIIRTLNATHPNIGIQTLVVAAMPAGLIARTDRPLALYNLIHQFRTMEGLQYFSSTHNKVRTLFTTSHLVKARKDRNSLGDPHYSAIEPTHDLYLEQDDTTFGKNLYVVTVKGHEGGSVELSMSNADRVWWGLVPVLGPGALHLTLVIQASADGGFLYFYGNVGITTTKVFGMEEQVRTSFYNRVIALYNWFSKQAAGS; encoded by the coding sequence ATGATTCTGCTCCGCCCCTCATGGGCCCTCCCCCTCGCGCTCGCGTTCCTGCCCTTGGTTTCAACCAGCCCCCTGTTTGCCAACGAGACACCAGGCTTTGCCGCGCGCCCACTGCCTGCCGCCGTGGTCGATGCCATTCCAGTGCTGCTCGACACCGCGGCGAAGCAGAAGCTCATGGCCTCCGGCAGCTACAGCTCCTTCTCGGAGGGCCAACCCAAGGTTGACCTGTGCCCCGACAAAGCCGCGGGTGCCGACATCATCCGCACCCTCAATGCCACCCACCCCAACATCGGCATCCAAACCCTCGTGGTAGCGGCCATGCCCGCGGGCCTCATCGCCCGGACGGACCGGCCCCTCGCGCTCTACAACCTCATTCATCAGTTCCGCACGATGGAAGGCCTCCAGTATTTCTCATCCACACACAACAAGGTCCGGACTCTGTTCACCACCTCTCATCTGGTCAAGGCCCGGAAGGACCGCAACAGCCTGGGTGACCCACACTACTCAGCCATCGAACCCACCCACGATCTCTACCTCGAACAGGACGACACGACCTTCGGCAAGAACCTCTATGTGGTGACCGTGAAGGGGCACGAAGGTGGAAGCGTTGAACTCAGCATGAGCAACGCAGATCGCGTCTGGTGGGGCCTCGTGCCGGTGCTTGGTCCAGGCGCCCTCCATCTCACCCTGGTCATCCAGGCTTCGGCCGACGGGGGATTCCTCTATTTCTACGGCAATGTCGGCATTACGACCACCAAGGTCTTCGGCATGGAAGAGCAGGTCCGCACCAGCTTCTACAACCGTGTCATCGCCCTGTACAACTGGTTCTCCAAACAAGCTGCCGGTTCGTGA